A window from Podospora bellae-mahoneyi strain CBS 112042 chromosome 1 map unlocalized CBS112042p_1, whole genome shotgun sequence encodes these proteins:
- the RRD2 gene encoding Serine/threonine-protein phosphatase 2A activator 2 (COG:O; EggNog:ENOG503NXCW): MSSSTSPAGAAVGTGRQPESTSNSGKPSPGPNPAPSIPNLLARKSKLDEARRRRQPESGSLQPVPETPPLPPLPDLSTVKFQTPTRRILTPQDHKLFLASPTYTLVVSFIFHLSESVADKPISSVSASTVTPTVQALLDILTEIEELCRSTPPDDNTGSRFGNKTFRTFLDKVKSRTPHFLSLLNLPPQHANDASPELSTYLHHSFGNATRIDYGSGHELNFFLFLLCLRLLSLLPQPTFPSLVLLVFPKYLELMRLVQLTYYLEPAGSHGVWGLDDYQFLPFLFGASQLLHHGFLTPKSIHQTLSLEQFGPEYLYHNQVAFVNSTKTVQGLRWHSPMLDDISAAKSWTKIEGGMRKMFVNEVLGKLPVMQHFLFGGLIPATEEMGKLAEEQPELTEEEIENGKLVIFDDTEGKRHVHQQAVGWGDCCGIKVPSSLAAAEEMRKRGAMGGGQLRRIPFD, from the coding sequence ATgtcatcttcaacctcaccagctGGAGCAGCCGTTGGAACCGGACGCCAGCCGGAGTCAACGTCAAACTCCGGGAAGCCAAGCCCGGGCCCGAATCCGGCGCCTAGCATCCCTAACCTCCTGGCCCGTAAATCAAAACTGGACGAGgctcgccggcgccggcaacCCGAATCCGGCAGTCTCCAACCCGTGCCGGAAACCCCGCCTCTACCTCCTCTACCAGACTTGTCAACCGTCAAATTCCAGACACCCACTCGCCGCATCCTCACTCCCCAAGATCACAAGCtgttcctcgcctccccaaCTTACACGTTGGTggtctccttcatcttccacctcTCCGAATCCGTAGCCGACAAACCCATTTCATCTGTCTCTGCTTCCACCGTCACACCCACCGTCCAAGCCCTCCTGGACATCCTCACCGAGATCGAAGAGCTCTGCCGTTCCACCCCCCCAGACGACAACACCGGCTCCCGCTTCGGCAACAAAACCTTCCGCACCTTTCTCGATAAAGTCAAATCCCGCACCCCtcacttcctctccctcctcaacctcccaccccaacacGCCAACGACGCCAGCCCCGAGCTCTCCACCTACCTCCACCACTCCTTCGGCAACGCAACAAGGATAGACTACGGCTCCGGCCACGAGCtcaacttcttcctcttcctcctctgcctccgcctcctctccctcctcccacaacccACATTTCCCTCCCtggtcctcctcgtcttcccaaAGTACCTCGAGCTCATGCGCCTCGTCCAGCTAACCTACTACCTCGAACCCGCCGGCTCCCACGGCGTCTGGGGCCTAGACGACTACCaattcctccccttcctctttggcgcctcccagctcctccaccacggcttcctcacccccaaatCCATCCACCAGACTTTGTCCCTCGAACAATTCGGCCCGGAATACCTCTACCACAACCAAGTAGCCTTTGTCAACTCGACCAAGACGGTCCAAGGGTTGCGGTGGCACTCCCCCATGCTGGATGACATTTCTGCCGCGAAATCCTGGACAAAGATTGAGGGCGGGATGAGAAAGATGTTTGTGAATGAGGTGCTGGGCAAGTTACCGGTGATGCAGCACTttttgtttggggggttgatcccggcgacggaggagatggggaagCTGGCTGAGGAGCAGCCTGAGTtgacagaggaggagattgagaatGGGAAGCTGGTGATTTTTGATGATACAGAGGGCAAGAGGCATGTGCATCAGCAGGCGGTCGGGTGGGGGGATTGCTGCGGAATCAAGGTGCCGAGCtcgctggcggcggcggaggagatgaggaaACGGGGGGCGATGGGTGGGGGGCagttgaggaggataccTTTTGATTAG
- the RRP46 gene encoding exosome non-catalytic core subunit rrp46 (EggNog:ENOG503P261; COG:J) — MTVSTTSTAPEAALGVLPRADGSAKYSHAGYTVTASVNGPIEAQRRDEHPYEAHVDVIVRPAAGVGGTRERHLESVLQSSLSQIILVKNFPRSLIQIVLQVEDSPENDYVNTKLVQASLNFSIMPALFQTAVLALLSAGVPIRATATATAVAIVPQDGTKRSVVDPSPRDVEIAQSVHVLAFTSHDELLLAESEGDFTVKEWDDVYETAKDVCCRPVPTKEGMEMVLDDEHTNGPDLRHFLRSTMENKVASDLHWK; from the exons ATGACAGTATCAACAACATCCACAGCCCCGGAAGCCGCTCTCGGTGTGCTCCCAAGAGCCGACGGGTCTGCAAAATATTCACATGCCGGATACACAGTCACGGCCTCAGTCAACGGACCCATCGAAGCTCAGCGAAGAGATGAGCATCCCTATGAGGCACATGTTGACGTTATCGTACGACCGGCCGCAGGGGTCGGAG GCACAAGAGAACGTCACCTCGAGTCCGTCCTCCAATCCTCACTCTCACAGATCATTCTCGTCAAGAACTTCCCTCGCTCTCTCATCCAGATTGTCCTCCAAGTCGAGGACTCGCCAGAAAACGACTATGTGAACACCAAGCTTGTTCAGGCCAGCCTG AACTTTTCCATCATGCCAGCCCTGTTTCAAACAGCTGTTCTCGCGCTCTTGTCGGCAGGTGTACCCATCAGGGCAACAGCGACGGCGACGGCTGTTGCTATTGTTCCCCAGGATGGTACCAAGAGAAGTGTGGTTGATCCATCACCACGAGATGTCGAGATTGCCCAGTCCGTCCATGTGCTGGCTTTTACGTCTCACGATGAGCTGTTGCTTGCTGAGAGTGAAGGAGACTTTACTGTCAAGGAATGGGATGATGTCTACGAGACGGCCAAGGACGTATGTTGTCGCCCAGTACCGACCAAGGAAGGGATGGAAATGGTGCTCGACGACGAACACACCAACGGCCCGGATCTGCGCCACTTCTTGCGGTCTACCATGGAGAACAAGGTGGCATCTGATCTCCATTGGAAGTGA
- the UTR1 gene encoding NAD(+) kinase (COG:G; EggNog:ENOG503NUE8) → MSGPISSPTAIHPALSHPHPAEPSFPSLQRPSDGVNKGESAISDRATGPNISFGLMSSPPSAVLPQTQDSNPPVRHADLANPPKSALPALGSSVTTDSDPLHGQGNRLTSPPAPARGHRRNALSIEAVPRQTIMKALASVARHNRPEPLSLTGMLSAHTMADNRPTSSSSQQLCDALNGLAAQQSARSTASQYMTPATAFPSLQSPCFYHNRFDDAVDFEKVLEEIKNDEYMSHSRLVQTATGVREVSKQLQRRPIRRAVRSVMIVTKARDNQLVLLTRELTQWLLRTPRYGADVGVNVYVDAKLRHAKRFDASSIVAENEKFNDMLRYWTPDLCWSQPEKFDLVLTLGGDGTVLFTSWLFQRVVPPVLSFSLGSLGFLTTFEFEKYKEHLNRIMGEAGMRVNLRMRFTCTVYRDRDGSVDMEEGEQFEVLNELVIDRGPSPYVSNLELYGDNELLTVVQADGCIFSTPTGSTAYSLSAGGSLVHPDIPAILLTPICPHTLSFRPMVLSDTMLLRVSVPRHSRATAYCAFDGKGRVELKQGDHVTITASQYPFPTVVRTDTEWFDSVSRTLRWNVRAASQKAFETGATKDEEEEDCWDIDTDSACYASEENSSAASPLRRQMSLLGL, encoded by the exons ATGTCCGGCCCAATTTCTTCGCCTACCGCGATTCACCCTGCCCTTAGTCACCCTCACCCCGCTgagccttcttttccttcgcTGCAGCGGCCGTCGGATGGAGTTAATAAGGGCGAGTCCGCCATCTCCGACCGAGCGACGGGGCCCAATATTTCTTTTGGCTTGATGTCGTCTCCCCCAAGCGCCGTCCTCCCCCAGACTCAAGACTCCAACCCTCCCGTCCGACATGCTGACCTCGCGAACCCTCCCAAATCCGCTCTGCCTGCTCTAGGCTCCTCGGTGACTACCGATTCCGATCCCCTGCATGGGCAGGGAAACCGCCTCACttctcccccagcaccagctcgCGGCCACCGCAGGAACGCACTCTCGATCGAGGCTGTTCCGAGACAGACTATTATGAAAGCATTGGCCTCGGTGGCTCGGCACAACAGACCTGAGCCCCTTTCACTCACCGGCATGCTTTCCGCTCACACCATGGCCGACAACAGGcccacttcttcttcttcccagcaGCTTTGCGATGCGCTCAACGGACTGGCTGCTCAGCAGAGCGCTcgcagcaccgccagccaGTACATGACTCCCGCAACCGCCTTCCCTTCGCTACAGTCGCCATGCTTTTACCACAACCGCTTCGACGACGCCGTCGACTTTGAGAAGGTCctcgaggagatcaagaacgACGAGTACATGTCGCATTCTCGCCTGGTGCAAACCGCCACTGGTGTCCGGGAGGTATCCAAGCAACTGCAGCGTCGGCCCATCAGACGTGCTGTGCGAAGTGTCATGATTGTTACCAAGGCCCGCGATAACCAGCTGGTCCTCCTCACCCGCGAGCTTACCCAGTGGCTGCTTCGGACCCCCAGGTATGGTGCTGATGTGGGAGTAAATGTCTATGTGGACGCCAAACTCCGCCACGCCAAGCGTTTCGATGCGTCCTCCATTGTTGCAGAGAACGAGAAATTCAACGACATGCTCCGGTACTGGACCCCTGATCTTTGCTGGAGCCAGCCTGAGAAGTTTGATCTTGTTCTGacccttggtggtgatggaacCGTTCTCTTCACATCATGGCTCTTCCAGCGTGTTGTGCCGCCCGTTTTGTCCTTCAGCTTGGGCAGTCTGGGTTTCTTGACGACCTTTGAATTCGAAAAGTACAAGGAGCACCTTAACCGGATTATGGGCGAGGCTGGAATGCGCGTCAACCTACGGATGCGCTTTACCTGCACCGTGTATAGGGACAGGGACGGATCCGTTgacatggaggagggcgagcaATTCGAGGTGCTCAATGAGCTCGTCATTGACAGAGGGCCGTCACCATATGTTTCCAACCTGGAGCTGTACGGCGACAATGAGCTTTTGACCGTGGTCCAGGCGGATGGTTGCATCTTCTCCACCCCTACTG GATCAACCGCCTATTCGCTCTCAGCAGGCGGCTCTCTCGTTCACCCGGATATCCCCGCCATTCTCCTGACGCCCATCTGCCCACACACCCTCTCTTTCCGCCCCATGGTTCTGTCGGACACCATGCTTCTGCGGGTTTCCGTCCCCCGTCACAGCCGCGCAACAGCCTACTGCGCCTTCGACGGCAAGGGCCGTGTGGAACTCAAGCAGGGCGACCATGTTACGATTACGGCTTCGCAGTACCCCTTCCCCACGGTGGTTCGAACAGACACCGAGTGGTTTGACAGCGTATCACGAACCCTCAGATGGAACGTCCGCGCCGCCAGCCAGAAGGCTTTCGAGACGGGTGCAACcaaggacgaagaggaagaagactgCTGGGATATCGACACGGACTCTGCCTGCTACGCTAGTGAGGAGAACAGCAGTGCGGCGAGCCCTCTAAGGAGGCAAATGAGTTTATTGGGATTGTGA
- a CDS encoding uncharacterized protein (EggNog:ENOG503Q4NC; COG:K): protein MDHQAPSPRAFSPSPAPRAQSPPVSGDEQQPSSPTTANALPAIPQQSSPEYRPEFLRSVGENERHPKGKRKRTAAKDKAILEAAYNANPKPDKAARLDIVKRVSLNEKEVQIWFQNRRQNDRRKSRPLSPQELAALRYGGMQILSSDPAPYNTAFSSDITNTSPLQSLSRPEQEPTPPTQPDRPVSQAGEEAEPVAEVPRETSKWEEPRDNAKELATPAPKPRAAHDQSSALSQSFSASVGYLSNRWNTGNSFTTPASVTAGRDEPFSLESVSSSCPPAFSAGSILPPPSTQPSRFRISMSLEGKAEVVASTISPPRPIAAPPTPDMLQSLRSIRRPNLQRSHSASPIVTLPPISVLTSSLTSHSPLPPRLTRGRSRDVHAWEFACDAENREDALTAQAKNESNGSAIAAISLLRSTSSTGGSPLQQSSSAKRNATISKATPRPGAAKKAKLGRASSSVARMQSVLGLSEKANHDDQQVVSSTSEKIKVHARHSPSGHDSDKENWSPDEDGNPRTPYYSHAQSIMGSATTGRRPLSSSATRSEKDYRKHPRRTPANDKTALNDRANTAPVKGRGQRRDKRAAQDSVLEIFEDEEAENRSPASSRAALDDEVERFMRGNVSPSKKSDVDAVAGLLSLSQGNWR, encoded by the exons ATGGATCACCAAGCTCCTTCACCACGCGCCTTCTCGCCGTCACCAGCTCCTCGTGCCCAATCCCCCCCTGTGTCGGGCGACGAACAGCAGCCGAgctctcccaccaccgccaatGCCCTCCCCGCAATTCCCCAGCAGTCGTCACCCGAATACAGACCAGAGTTTTTGAGATCAGTGGGGGAGAACGAAAGACACCCCAAGGGCAAGAGGAAACGCACCGC TGCCAAAGACAAGGCGATCCTCGAGGCGGCCTACAATGCCAACCCTAAGCCTGACAAGGCAGCGCGTCTCGATATTGTAAAACGCGTCTCACTTAACGAAAAAGAGGTTCAG ATTTGGTTCCAAAACAGAAGACAAAACGACAGAAGAAAATCACGACCCTTGTCGCCGCAGGAGCTTGCGGCCCTCAGATACGGCGGCATGCAGATCCTCTCTTCTGACCCCGCCCCTTACAACACCGCTTTTAGTTCCGATATCACCAATACCTCCCCGCTTCAGTCATTATCACGACCCGAGCAGGAACCGACGCCCCCCACCCAGCCAGATAGACCCGTATCTcaagctggggaggaggccgagccAGTGGCCGAAGTACCCCGCGAGACTAGCAAGTGGGAGGAACCCCGGGACAACGCTAAGGAGCTGGCTACCCCTGCTCCTAAACCAAGAGCCGCTCACGACCAGTCTTCAGCGCTGTCACAGTCCTTCTCGGCGTCGGTTGGTTATCTTTCCAACAGGTGGAATACTGGCAACTCATTCACGACACCGGCATCAGTGACGGCTGGTCGTGATGAGCCCTTCTC CCTCGAATCCGTCTCGTCGTCATGCCCACCAGCGTTCTCTGCTGGCTCAATCCTACCCCCACCAAGCACACAACCCTCTCGTTTCCGCATCTCCATGTCGTTGGAAGGCAAGGCCGAAGTTGTAGCCTCGACCATTTCACCACCGCGTCCCATTGCTGCTCCACCAACTCCTGACATGCTGCAGTCACTTCGCTCTATTCGGCGGCCGAACCTGCAGCGAAGCCACAGTGCTTCTCCTATTGTCACACTGCCACCCATTTCAGTTCTCACCAGTTCTCTCACTAGCCACAGCCCACTACCGCCTCGCCTCACTCGTGGAAGGTCAAGAGATGTGCACGCCTGGGAGTTTGCCTGTGATGCTGAGAACCGCGAGGATGCACTTACCGCACAAGCCAAGAATGAGAGCAATGGCTCCGCCATCGCAGCTATCAGCCTTCTGAGGTCAACCAGCTCAACCGGCGGCAGCCCTCTTCAGCAAAGCAGCAGTGCCAAGCGCAACGCCACCATCAGCAAGGCCACTCCTCGCCCAGGtgcggccaagaaggcaaagCTCGGTAGAGCGTCGAGCAGTGTTGCGAGGATGCAGTCAGTTTTGGGGCTTAGCGAAAAGGCCAACCATGACGACCAGCAGGTCGTCAGCAGCACTTCGGAGAAGATCAAAGTTCACGCACGGCATTCCCCATCAGGTCACGATTCTGATAAGGAGAACTGGAGCCCTGATGAAGACGGCAACCCGCGTACTCCTTATTACTCTCACGCCCAATCAATCATGGGATCCGCAACCACAGGTCGCCgccctctctcctcttctgcTACAAGGTCAGAGAAGGATTACAGGAAGCATCCCCGCCGCACTCCGGCAAACGACAAGACGGCCCTGAACGACCGAGCTAACACCGCGCCGGTGAAGGGCCGGGGCCAGAGACGTGACAAGCGGGCGGCCCAGGACTCTGTTTTGGAGATAtttgaggatgaagaggctGAGAACAGGAGCCCTGCTTCTTCGAGGGCTGCTTTGGACGACGAGGTGGAGAGATTCATGAGGGGCAATGTGAGCCCGAGCAAAAAGAGCGATGTGGATGCcgtggctgggttgttgagTTTGAGTCAGGGGAACTGGAGATGA